Proteins encoded within one genomic window of Gallus gallus isolate bGalGal1 chromosome 1, bGalGal1.mat.broiler.GRCg7b, whole genome shotgun sequence:
- the HEBP1 gene encoding heme-binding protein 1 — MLGMIKNSLLSTVETWPYRVLSKGEKEQLSYEERECEGGQFAVVEVTGKPFDEASKEAALKLLKYVGGSNDKGAGMGMTAPVSITAFPAEDGSLQQKVKVYLRIPNQFQASPPCPSDESIKIEERQGMTIYSTQFGGYAKEVDYVNYAAKLKTALGSEAAYRKDFYFCNGYDPPMKPYGRRNEVWFVKE; from the exons ATGTTGGGCATGATCAAGAACTCCCTGCTGAGCACGGTGGAGACGTGGCCCTACCGGGTGCTGAGCAAGGGGGAGAAG gagcagctcagctacGAGGAGAGGGAGTGTGAAGGTGGGCAGTTTGCTGTGGTGGAGGTGACGGGGAAGCCCTTCGACGAAGCCTCGAAGGAAGCAGCGCTGAAGCTCCTCAAGTATGTCGGAGGAAGCAATGACAAAG gcgctggaatgggcaTGACTGCTCCTGTCTCCAtcactgcttttcctgctgaagATGGCTCCTTACAGCAGAAAGTGAAGGTCTATCTGCGAATCCCGAACCAATTTCAAGCCAGTCCTCCCTGTCCTAGTGATGAAAGCATTAAGATTGAAGAGAGACAAGGGATGACCATTTATTCCAC GCAGTTTGGTGGCTATGCCAAAGAGGTGGACTACGTGAACTACGCTGCCAAACTGAAGACTGCTCTGGGAAGTGAAGCTGCCTACCGCAAGGATTTCTACTTCTGCAATGGTTATGACCCCCCTATGAAGCCTTACGGGAGACGCAATGAGGTCTGGTTTGTAAAAGAGTGA
- the LOC417962 gene encoding uncharacterized protein LOC417962 isoform X1: MLLPFPRGCHVWGDGQPAGVGGRGRRGAAGAGSTKRLWECREQGNDEGHVTQCKLKCGGGGKEKRSRQAEIWKSRPRRTVLKSAEQGKVKVLRTTIMVTLPLFLFFILLPCSKSQEDFLDHSLKWDYREGADKVNIGGINSITQTLEKWGNSIFWQMKHILLNNPESLLPEISSLRPVSAAVENLVREVQAIRKRLEELNERLNVINKAVLPIRINVLQSQRRGNTQLRRLPMHRRRLPARRRLQRN; encoded by the exons atgctccttcccttcccacgAGGCTGCCATGTGTGGGGGGACGGCCAGCCTGCAGGAGTGGGAGGGAGGGGCAGGAGaggtgcagctggagctggctccACAAAAAGGCTGTGGGAATGCAGAGAGCAGGGAAATGACGAGGGACACGTCACTCAGTGCAAGCTGAAATGCGGAGGGGGTGGTAAGGAGaagaggagcaggcaggcagagatTTGGAAGTCTCGTCCCAGAAGGACTGTCCTCAAGAGTGCAG AGCAGGGGAAAGTCAAGGTCCTACGAACCACCATCATGGTgactcttcctctcttcctcttcttcatcctcTTGCCCTGCAGTAAATCCCAGGAGGACTTTCTGGACCACAGTCTGAAATGGGACTACAGAGAAGGCG CTGACAAAGTcaacataggaggcattaacAGCATTACTCAAACACTTGAGAAATGGGGAAACAGCATCTTCTGGCAAATGAAACACATCCTGCTGAACAACCCAGAGTCTTTACTGCCGGAGATCTCCAG TCTGCGCCCTGTTTCGGCAGCTGTGGAGAATCTTGTGAGGGAAGTCCAGGCAATACGGAAAAGGCTAGAAGAACTGAATGAAAGGCTCAATGTCATCAACAAAGCTGTCCTTCCCATCCGAATTAACGTTCTGCAGAGCCAGAGGCGTGGAAATACTCAGCTGCGGAGACTCCCAATGCACAGGAGAAGGTTGCCTGCGCGGAGGAGACTTCAGAGGAATTAA
- the LOC417962 gene encoding uncharacterized protein LOC417962 isoform X2 produces the protein MLDALKSSRSSRLYFQYQMQVELITSPLLLNTERSKYPSPRVLKQVECGKEQGKVKVLRTTIMVTLPLFLFFILLPCSKSQEDFLDHSLKWDYREGADKVNIGGINSITQTLEKWGNSIFWQMKHILLNNPESLLPEISSLRPVSAAVENLVREVQAIRKRLEELNERLNVINKAVLPIRINVLQSQRRGNTQLRRLPMHRRRLPARRRLQRN, from the exons ATGCTTGATGCTTTGAAAAGTTCGAGGTCAAGTCGGCTGTACTTTCAGTACCAGATGCAGGTGGAACTCATCACAAGCCCGCttttattaaatacagaaagatcAAAGTATCCCAGCCCTAGGGTATTGAAACAGGTGGAATGTGGAAAGG AGCAGGGGAAAGTCAAGGTCCTACGAACCACCATCATGGTgactcttcctctcttcctcttcttcatcctcTTGCCCTGCAGTAAATCCCAGGAGGACTTTCTGGACCACAGTCTGAAATGGGACTACAGAGAAGGCG CTGACAAAGTcaacataggaggcattaacAGCATTACTCAAACACTTGAGAAATGGGGAAACAGCATCTTCTGGCAAATGAAACACATCCTGCTGAACAACCCAGAGTCTTTACTGCCGGAGATCTCCAG TCTGCGCCCTGTTTCGGCAGCTGTGGAGAATCTTGTGAGGGAAGTCCAGGCAATACGGAAAAGGCTAGAAGAACTGAATGAAAGGCTCAATGTCATCAACAAAGCTGTCCTTCCCATCCGAATTAACGTTCTGCAGAGCCAGAGGCGTGGAAATACTCAGCTGCGGAGACTCCCAATGCACAGGAGAAGGTTGCCTGCGCGGAGGAGACTTCAGAGGAATTAA
- the LOC417962 gene encoding uncharacterized protein LOC417962 isoform X3 — protein sequence MSRRTYRLGLTSVCFEMMVNLKDKEQTPQAPGKSQEDFLDHSLKWDYREGADKVNIGGINSITQTLEKWGNSIFWQMKHILLNNPESLLPEISSLRPVSAAVENLVREVQAIRKRLEELNERLNVINKAVLPIRINVLQSQRRGNTQLRRLPMHRRRLPARRRLQRN from the exons ATGTCCAGGAGGACCTATAGGTTAGGGCTGACTTCCGTGTGCTTTGAAATGATGGTGAACTTGAAAGATAAGGAACAGACCCCCCAGGCACCAGG TAAATCCCAGGAGGACTTTCTGGACCACAGTCTGAAATGGGACTACAGAGAAGGCG CTGACAAAGTcaacataggaggcattaacAGCATTACTCAAACACTTGAGAAATGGGGAAACAGCATCTTCTGGCAAATGAAACACATCCTGCTGAACAACCCAGAGTCTTTACTGCCGGAGATCTCCAG TCTGCGCCCTGTTTCGGCAGCTGTGGAGAATCTTGTGAGGGAAGTCCAGGCAATACGGAAAAGGCTAGAAGAACTGAATGAAAGGCTCAATGTCATCAACAAAGCTGTCCTTCCCATCCGAATTAACGTTCTGCAGAGCCAGAGGCGTGGAAATACTCAGCTGCGGAGACTCCCAATGCACAGGAGAAGGTTGCCTGCGCGGAGGAGACTTCAGAGGAATTAA